From the genome of Campylobacter concisus, one region includes:
- the rlmN gene encoding 23S rRNA (adenine(2503)-C(2))-methyltransferase RlmN → MINLLDLSIDELKELVSPPFRAIQIYEWIYKKNATDFSQMLNLPKDMRQGLAEKFYIDPLKCVKFEQSSDGSIKYLFELKDGLKIESVLLPMKEEISDENGKISRHARYTVCVSSQVGCKMGCAFCLTAKGGLVRNLTAGEIVGQILWIKRENKIPYERRINIVYMGMGEPLDNLANVSKAIKILALNEGLAISPCRQTVSTSGLGSQIKKLGEMDLGVLLAISLHAVTNELRSRLMPINKAYNIEAVMDAVRGFPINMRKRVMFEYLVIKDLNDSVSDAKKLVKLLHGIKAKVNLIYFNPHEGSEFGRPELASMLKFQEYLRDHGVTCTIRQSKGLDISAACGQLKQRNENAKFKAIAGNKNSKTQSLEEIVKPV, encoded by the coding sequence GTGATAAATTTGCTTGATCTTAGTATCGATGAGCTAAAAGAGTTAGTTTCTCCACCATTTAGAGCAATACAAATCTACGAGTGGATATATAAGAAAAATGCAACCGATTTCAGCCAAATGCTAAATTTGCCTAAAGATATGCGTCAAGGTCTAGCTGAAAAATTTTATATCGATCCTTTAAAATGTGTGAAATTTGAGCAAAGTAGTGATGGTTCGATCAAGTATCTTTTTGAGCTAAAAGATGGGCTAAAGATAGAGAGCGTTTTGCTACCGATGAAAGAGGAGATAAGTGATGAGAATGGAAAGATCAGTCGCCATGCTCGCTATACGGTTTGTGTTAGCTCGCAGGTTGGCTGTAAAATGGGCTGTGCTTTTTGTCTAACAGCAAAGGGTGGGCTTGTTAGAAATTTGACTGCAGGCGAGATTGTGGGGCAAATTTTATGGATAAAAAGAGAGAATAAGATACCTTATGAAAGACGCATAAATATCGTTTATATGGGTATGGGTGAGCCACTTGATAATCTTGCAAACGTTAGTAAAGCTATCAAAATTTTAGCTCTTAACGAGGGTCTAGCCATATCTCCATGTCGTCAAACCGTTTCAACTAGTGGCCTTGGCAGCCAGATAAAAAAGCTTGGTGAGATGGATCTTGGTGTGTTATTGGCCATATCGCTTCATGCTGTTACTAATGAGCTTAGAAGCCGTCTAATGCCGATAAATAAGGCGTATAATATTGAGGCTGTTATGGATGCTGTTAGGGGATTTCCTATCAATATGCGCAAACGCGTGATGTTTGAATACCTTGTTATCAAAGACCTAAATGACAGCGTTAGTGATGCAAAAAAGCTGGTAAAACTGCTGCATGGTATCAAGGCAAAGGTAAATTTGATCTATTTTAACCCACATGAGGGCAGTGAATTTGGACGACCTGAGCTTGCCAGCATGCTAAAATTTCAAGAATATCTAAGAGATCATGGCGTCACTTGTACGATTAGACAGAGCAAAGGGCTTGACATAAGTGCAGCTTGTGGGCAATTAAAACAACGCAATGAAAATGCAAAATTTAAAGCTATTGCTGGTAATAAAAATTCAAAAACACAGTCACTCGAAGAAATAGTAAAGCCAGTGTGA
- a CDS encoding pseudouridine synthase family protein has product MPYVNRFIATANKQKAYEILMKTGFSMREAQRLIDKGRLICGGSVVSEKNAILSGDIFLIDYEAEPKGLKPIFECESFAVFDKPSGVLSHPNGRHCEYSLNDEIYTLFGRDASVAHRLDFETSGVIVVGKDRNSTIRLKKIFEDREVFKSYVAMVQGKIEREFTIDAKMDLANNYDDVKMRMQICENGKSALTKILPIRYFDDINTTLVRAIPLTGRQHQIRLHLFHVKHKILGEPLYGLSRPQIEKILDKEMSECERINLTGAKRLLLHSDEISFKFDEIFYNIKSKFDAESEFYRFAKEGLL; this is encoded by the coding sequence TTGCCATACGTAAATAGATTTATTGCCACTGCAAACAAACAAAAAGCGTATGAAATTTTAATGAAAACTGGCTTTAGTATGAGAGAGGCGCAACGACTAATAGATAAAGGTAGGCTGATATGTGGCGGCAGTGTCGTGAGTGAGAAAAATGCCATTTTGAGTGGCGATATTTTTTTGATCGACTATGAGGCTGAGCCAAAGGGACTTAAGCCGATCTTTGAGTGCGAAAGCTTTGCGGTATTTGACAAGCCAAGCGGGGTGCTGAGCCATCCAAATGGTAGACACTGCGAATACTCACTAAATGATGAAATTTACACGCTTTTTGGACGAGATGCGAGCGTGGCACATAGGCTAGACTTTGAGACGAGTGGCGTGATAGTCGTTGGAAAAGACAGAAATTCTACGATTAGACTAAAGAAAATTTTTGAAGACAGAGAGGTTTTTAAAAGCTACGTCGCGATGGTACAAGGCAAGATCGAACGAGAATTTACGATCGATGCCAAAATGGATCTAGCAAACAACTACGACGATGTGAAAATGCGAATGCAAATTTGCGAAAACGGTAAGAGTGCTTTGACTAAAATTTTGCCGATCAGATATTTTGACGATATCAATACGACTTTGGTTCGGGCTATTCCACTCACTGGCAGACAACATCAAATTCGCTTACATTTGTTTCATGTGAAACACAAGATACTTGGTGAACCACTTTATGGTTTGTCACGTCCGCAGATCGAGAAAATTTTAGATAAAGAGATGAGCGAGTGTGAACGGATAAATTTAACTGGAGCAAAAAGGCTCTTGCTTCACTCGGACGAGATTTCTTTTAAATTTGATGAAATTTTTTATAACATAAAAAGTAAATTTGACGCTGAAAGCGAGTTTTATAGATTTGCAAAAGAAGGTTTACTTTAG